The following are from one region of the Chloracidobacterium sp. genome:
- a CDS encoding P1 family peptidase: MFCRILALTLCLFVSSATFPQTAKDARPRARDIGIAIGILPTGANNAITDVRGVTVGQTTIIKGENVRTGVTAILPHNGNLFKEKVPGAVFIGNGFGKLAGSTQVNELGEIETPILLTSTLSVPKTADFLMDYMLGLPGNEQVRSINPLVAETNDGGLNDGRGRHITRDDVFNALRTARGGPIDEGSVGAGTGTVAFGWKGGIGTSSRKLPKGLGGYTVGVLVQSNFGGVLTIDGAPVGEELKQFYLKEAVSAGGRRNGERPLDRDAFPTIATDRGGDFSADGSIIIVIATDAPLDWRQLERLAERSIAGLARTGSSMTNGSGDYVIAFSTANPINSGDRVRTISVLGNDAMSPLFQAVIEAAEEAIINSLFRATGMTGNGRTIESLPIDKVTEILRKYGKIR, encoded by the coding sequence ATGTTCTGTAGAATACTCGCACTAACACTCTGTTTGTTTGTATCGTCGGCAACGTTCCCACAGACCGCGAAGGACGCACGTCCGCGCGCTCGTGATATCGGCATCGCGATCGGTATTTTGCCGACGGGGGCGAATAACGCGATCACGGACGTTAGGGGAGTTACGGTCGGGCAAACGACAATCATAAAGGGCGAGAATGTGCGGACCGGCGTTACCGCGATTCTTCCGCACAACGGAAATCTGTTCAAGGAAAAGGTGCCCGGAGCCGTATTTATCGGCAACGGTTTCGGAAAGCTCGCCGGATCGACGCAGGTCAATGAACTCGGCGAGATCGAAACGCCGATACTTTTAACGTCGACCCTAAGCGTCCCTAAAACTGCTGATTTCCTAATGGATTACATGCTCGGTCTGCCCGGTAACGAGCAGGTCCGTTCGATCAATCCCCTCGTCGCCGAGACAAACGACGGCGGCCTGAACGACGGCCGAGGCCGACATATCACCCGCGACGATGTATTTAATGCCCTCAGAACCGCAAGAGGCGGGCCCATCGACGAAGGCTCCGTCGGCGCTGGAACTGGGACTGTGGCTTTCGGCTGGAAAGGCGGAATCGGAACGTCGTCGAGAAAACTGCCGAAAGGCCTTGGCGGCTATACTGTTGGCGTGCTGGTCCAATCGAATTTCGGCGGTGTCCTGACCATCGACGGTGCGCCTGTCGGCGAGGAGCTAAAGCAGTTTTACCTCAAGGAGGCGGTTTCGGCAGGCGGAAGGCGAAATGGCGAGCGGCCGCTGGATCGAGATGCTTTCCCGACAATTGCTACGGACCGCGGCGGCGACTTCTCGGCTGACGGCTCGATCATAATCGTCATAGCTACTGACGCTCCGCTTGATTGGCGGCAGCTCGAACGGCTCGCCGAACGGTCGATCGCCGGACTGGCCCGGACCGGATCGTCAATGACTAACGGCAGCGGCGATTACGTTATTGCCTTTTCAACGGCCAACCCCATAAACTCGGGTGACCGCGTTCGTACCATCAGCGTGCTTGGCAACGATGCGATGTCACCATTGTTTCAAGCCGTGATCGAGGCCGCTGAAGAAGCCATCATCAATTCCCTATTCAGGGCAACCGGCATGACCGGAAACGGCAGAACCATCGAATCACTGCCGATCGACAAGGTCACCGAAATACTGCGCAAATATGGGAAGATCAGATGA
- the pepT gene encoding peptidase T: protein MDRFLRYVKIDTQAVEEAGKVPSSDKQWNLARLLEKELKALGVQNVRISEHAIVYGLVPGNLPDNSKVPTIGFIAHMDTSPAVSGENVNAIIHKNYQGGDIVLPNDKTQVITVEKNPALKELIGDDIITADGTTLLGSDDKSGIAEIMTMIDILRNNPQFKHGNIAVAFTPDEEVGGGIDKFDVKGFGAKYAYTVDGGELGEISDETWTAKTATITFSGKSTHPGYAKDILVNSSFAAADYLSRFNDPKVPRPETTEGRVGFVHPYNSTLDIETSVVRVLLRNFEMSGVDEQEAMLRRMLDDTMKRFPNVAAKFDIRVGYLNMKEELKKYPQLVQFASDAAKRAGVTPKMKPIRGGTDGARLTFMGLPTPNLFTGGHNFHGKLEWNSRKGLERSTETLVNLVQIWAEKGGN from the coding sequence ATGGACCGATTTCTTCGGTACGTCAAGATCGACACACAGGCGGTCGAGGAGGCAGGCAAAGTGCCGAGTTCCGATAAGCAATGGAACTTGGCCAGGCTGCTTGAGAAGGAACTCAAGGCGCTTGGCGTCCAGAACGTTCGAATTAGCGAACACGCGATCGTATACGGGCTAGTGCCGGGCAACCTCCCTGATAATTCGAAGGTCCCGACGATCGGCTTTATTGCTCACATGGACACATCGCCGGCCGTTTCAGGCGAAAATGTGAACGCCATCATTCACAAGAACTATCAAGGCGGCGACATTGTCCTGCCGAACGATAAGACGCAGGTGATCACGGTAGAGAAAAACCCTGCGCTGAAGGAACTGATCGGGGACGATATCATCACCGCCGACGGCACGACACTGCTCGGCTCTGACGATAAATCGGGAATTGCTGAGATCATGACGATGATCGATATTCTCCGCAATAATCCGCAGTTCAAGCACGGCAACATCGCTGTGGCCTTTACACCTGACGAAGAGGTCGGCGGAGGCATCGATAAGTTTGACGTGAAAGGGTTCGGCGCGAAGTACGCCTACACCGTAGACGGTGGAGAACTCGGTGAAATTTCGGACGAAACATGGACCGCAAAAACCGCGACGATCACCTTCAGCGGTAAATCGACCCATCCCGGCTATGCAAAAGACATCCTTGTAAACTCATCGTTTGCAGCAGCCGACTATCTGTCGCGTTTCAACGACCCGAAGGTCCCTCGGCCCGAAACTACCGAAGGCCGCGTCGGATTTGTTCATCCCTACAATTCCACATTGGATATCGAGACCTCGGTCGTCAGGGTTTTGCTTAGGAACTTTGAAATGTCCGGCGTCGACGAACAGGAAGCAATGCTCCGTCGAATGCTCGATGATACGATGAAGAGATTTCCGAACGTTGCTGCGAAATTCGATATTCGCGTCGGTTATTTGAATATGAAAGAAGAGCTGAAAAAATATCCTCAGCTGGTTCAATTCGCTAGCGACGCCGCGAAACGTGCCGGGGTCACGCCGAAGATGAAGCCCATACGAGGCGGAACGGACGGGGCTCGGCTCACGTTCATGGGTCTGCCTACTCCCAACCTATTTACAGGCGGGCACAATTTCCATGGCAAGCTCGAGTGGAACTCACGAAAAGGCCTTGAAAGATCGACCGAGACTTTGGTCAACCTGGTTCAGATCTGGGCCGAAAAGGGCGGCAACTGA
- a CDS encoding M48 family metalloprotease: protein MTDQATAKPKCQNGHEQPVNGSRFCIYCGVPVAVTPASPPLSPAAPMQAPRSSASAQPSAQDPAGVMPQPSQFRPQTPAVPTPQQYPAAYVGQPHPQYIQQQMICRTCGGAGAGLADGKVMCPECRWLRPLVPGYQVDSSSFAWAADAKAMAALRAMTPLNAAAKAVSEKVGRRWIEVTFNGVLLGERQMPHIFGQAVRAARILGMSHMPDVYLSGERPWDMLTFGSDRDSFIVVGSAMAGNFQGVDMLFLLAREMGHCKAGHALWKTVIRFFLGEQGTAKGFMAGGIFNAILSPTALIGGAIEMPLLAWARQAEITADRAGLLTVGNEEIARRVLLSWSLKSSLIYRQINIDSWLEQQAVDDGDMLRLSELTTSSTPYLGPRLKLLTQYSQSAELKGYLKIIGDTIKASAPKPAAVAPGKEQVLRVKCSGCGTGMRIPLSILAGKAELPVKCPDTKCGVITRLKKNTKPANSASDVQKPRRMEDNLNYGD from the coding sequence ATGACCGATCAGGCAACTGCAAAACCGAAATGTCAGAATGGCCACGAGCAGCCGGTCAATGGTTCGAGGTTCTGTATCTATTGTGGCGTTCCGGTCGCCGTAACGCCCGCTTCTCCGCCGTTAAGTCCGGCAGCTCCAATGCAGGCACCGCGATCTTCGGCTTCGGCCCAACCGAGCGCTCAGGATCCCGCGGGTGTAATGCCGCAGCCATCGCAATTCAGGCCTCAAACCCCTGCGGTCCCAACTCCGCAGCAGTATCCCGCGGCCTATGTCGGACAACCGCATCCACAGTACATACAGCAGCAGATGATCTGTCGAACGTGCGGGGGTGCCGGGGCAGGCCTCGCAGACGGAAAGGTGATGTGTCCTGAATGCAGGTGGCTAAGACCATTGGTTCCGGGTTATCAGGTCGACTCATCATCGTTCGCATGGGCGGCAGATGCCAAAGCGATGGCCGCGCTTCGAGCAATGACGCCGCTGAACGCCGCAGCAAAGGCAGTTTCTGAAAAGGTCGGACGCAGATGGATCGAGGTCACTTTCAACGGTGTATTGCTCGGTGAACGGCAAATGCCGCATATCTTCGGCCAGGCAGTCAGGGCTGCAAGGATCCTCGGGATGTCGCATATGCCGGACGTCTATCTTTCGGGTGAACGTCCGTGGGACATGCTTACTTTCGGAAGCGACCGCGATTCGTTCATCGTGGTCGGATCGGCAATGGCCGGGAATTTTCAGGGCGTCGACATGCTGTTTCTTTTGGCTCGCGAGATGGGCCATTGCAAGGCCGGCCATGCATTATGGAAAACTGTCATTAGGTTCTTTTTGGGTGAACAGGGAACTGCGAAGGGGTTCATGGCTGGCGGCATCTTCAACGCCATACTGAGCCCAACTGCTTTGATCGGCGGCGCCATCGAAATGCCGCTTCTGGCTTGGGCCAGACAGGCTGAAATAACGGCTGATCGTGCCGGACTGCTGACTGTTGGGAATGAGGAGATAGCACGCAGGGTATTACTCTCTTGGTCGCTCAAGTCATCATTAATATATCGCCAGATCAACATCGATTCGTGGCTCGAGCAGCAGGCGGTCGACGACGGAGACATGCTTCGCCTTTCAGAATTAACGACTTCATCAACGCCGTATCTCGGCCCGCGTCTTAAGTTATTGACTCAGTATTCTCAAAGTGCCGAGTTGAAGGGTTATCTGAAGATAATCGGTGATACGATCAAGGCCTCGGCGCCAAAACCGGCGGCCGTTGCGCCTGGTAAGGAACAAGTGCTTAGGGTAAAGTGCTCGGGCTGCGGCACGGGGATGCGCATACCGCTTTCGATCCTCGCCGGCAAGGCCGAACTTCCGGTCAAATGCCCCGATACAAAATGCGGAGTAATAACGCGATTAAAGAAAAATACGAAACCGGCGAATAGCGCGTCCGACGTTCAAAAGCCGAGACGAATGGAGGATAATTTAAATTATGGCGACTGA
- a CDS encoding cupin domain-containing protein has translation MKKLIRFGFLFPLLAIIGYLVFGIILVKILKPTEKRDLSHFFHPGDRLVSRFEGFDQTVLAIKDGWLHTRLEVKPHAAGPPEHFHEHFAESFTVKSGTLSILVDGEKKSLRAGESVTIPPMTRHKPFNETGETVIIESDDPKTLPVEFGYLLVQLYGFMDEYPNGPSTPQMLMQLSVYGGEADSWIADGPPISVQKALRTLMEPTARLIGYRDNYEKYRPKRSPQV, from the coding sequence ATGAAAAAACTTATTCGGTTCGGTTTTCTATTTCCTTTGTTGGCGATAATTGGTTACCTTGTTTTCGGGATCATACTTGTTAAGATACTGAAGCCGACCGAAAAGCGAGATCTTTCACATTTTTTCCATCCCGGCGACCGGCTTGTGAGTAGATTCGAAGGCTTTGACCAGACAGTTCTCGCGATCAAAGACGGATGGCTCCACACACGGCTTGAGGTAAAGCCGCACGCGGCAGGCCCGCCCGAACATTTTCATGAGCATTTTGCGGAATCGTTTACAGTGAAATCGGGTACGCTCAGCATTTTGGTTGATGGCGAAAAAAAGTCACTTCGAGCAGGCGAATCCGTCACAATTCCGCCGATGACGAGGCACAAGCCGTTCAACGAAACAGGTGAAACTGTCATCATAGAGAGTGACGACCCGAAAACTCTCCCGGTCGAATTCGGCTATCTTCTTGTACAGCTCTATGGTTTCATGGACGAATATCCCAATGGCCCAAGCACTCCGCAGATGCTCATGCAGCTTTCGGTCTATGGCGGCGAGGCCGATTCATGGATCGCTGACGGCCCTCCGATCAGTGTGCAAAAGGCCTTGCGTACGTTAATGGAACCGACTGCGAGATTGATAGGATATCGAGACAACTACGAGAAATACAGGCCGAAACGTTCACCGCAGGTTTAG
- a CDS encoding DUF4097 family beta strand repeat protein, whose translation MKKINYLLVFFAVFVFVSTGIAQSTPLLKRVTYKTDRLDFGVGGTLAIIGAPKGSIRIEGWNNREIEMMAEIEIEAPTEADLDRLSTVTGFVLEESLGRTGIVSIGVNDKKNIKRVDKKFPKALLSMPFRINYVIKVPRYTDLQIDGGSGDLNISGVEGTMIIKYLESNAKIDLVGGGINATFGTGSVDVSIPSSNWRGRFADVQVASGTMNVVLPSGLNAEFDASILRNGKIENGYMGFKPRARKGEFTDRSIVAKTGTGTVPLKFTVGDGTLKIIELGRPS comes from the coding sequence ATGAAAAAGATCAACTATCTGCTTGTATTCTTCGCCGTTTTTGTGTTTGTTTCGACCGGAATCGCGCAATCGACGCCGCTGTTAAAACGCGTCACGTACAAAACTGACCGTTTGGATTTCGGCGTAGGCGGGACTCTTGCCATCATAGGCGCTCCGAAGGGATCGATACGGATCGAGGGCTGGAACAACCGTGAGATCGAAATGATGGCCGAGATCGAGATCGAAGCGCCGACAGAAGCAGACCTCGACAGATTGTCGACCGTGACCGGCTTTGTCTTGGAAGAGAGCCTGGGCAGGACCGGCATAGTCAGCATAGGGGTCAACGACAAGAAGAACATCAAGCGGGTCGACAAAAAGTTTCCGAAAGCACTGTTGTCGATGCCGTTCCGGATAAATTATGTGATCAAGGTACCGCGTTATACCGATCTGCAGATCGACGGCGGCTCCGGCGACCTCAATATCTCAGGCGTTGAGGGAACGATGATAATAAAATACCTCGAATCGAATGCGAAGATAGACCTGGTCGGAGGCGGAATAAACGCTACCTTCGGTACAGGATCGGTCGATGTATCGATACCGAGTTCGAATTGGAGAGGCAGGTTTGCCGACGTTCAGGTCGCCTCAGGCACGATGAATGTTGTGCTGCCGAGCGGACTTAATGCTGAATTCGACGCGTCCATACTTCGCAACGGCAAGATCGAGAATGGCTATATGGGATTCAAACCGCGGGCGCGAAAGGGCGAATTTACCGATCGGTCGATTGTCGCCAAAACAGGTACCGGTACGGTTCCGCTTAAGTTCACGGTCGGCGACGGCACACTGAAGATCATCGAACTCGGCCGCCCCAGCTAG
- a CDS encoding HlyC/CorC family transporter, with protein MSEIAFEAILIGFLIVINGLFSMTEIAVVSSRRVRLAKAAEDGDAGAAKALELQQNPDRFLSAVQIGITLVGVLSGAFGGALLSDEVASVVSQIALLEPYAHSIGFGVVIVIITYLSLVIGELVPKNIALARPETIAKLFSRPMYFVSRLTAPVVWLLSVSTRTILKLFRLTQTSESGITEEEIRAHIAHGTELGVLEEVEQELIESVIKLDDQRITAVMTPRIKIEWIDLDDDPEVLRKELSEAGYSRMPVCRETLDNVVGVVKARDLLAHYLTVGELDIEAVLKQPIFVPETKTVLELLETFKGSGSTMSLVIDEFGSVVGLVTLNDILEEIVGDLPAGGIVQRSVVLREDGSMLLDGQLSVIDLIDLLDLRPLPEDERDAYQTLAGFVLARLEKLPNEGERFDWEGFKFEVVDMDGRRVDKVLVTRQPSEPDVN; from the coding sequence ATGAGCGAAATTGCATTTGAAGCTATCCTGATCGGATTTCTCATAGTCATCAACGGACTTTTTTCGATGACGGAGATCGCCGTTGTATCTTCGCGGCGGGTTCGGCTTGCAAAGGCGGCAGAGGACGGAGATGCGGGCGCAGCCAAGGCATTAGAACTTCAACAGAATCCTGATCGGTTTCTCTCTGCAGTCCAGATCGGGATCACGCTTGTGGGCGTTCTTTCAGGGGCATTTGGCGGGGCGCTGCTTTCAGATGAGGTCGCAAGTGTGGTGTCGCAGATCGCGTTGCTCGAACCATATGCCCATTCGATCGGCTTTGGCGTGGTGATCGTGATCATCACCTATCTTTCGCTGGTCATCGGCGAACTCGTTCCGAAAAACATTGCCCTTGCGAGGCCCGAAACGATCGCGAAACTATTTTCGAGGCCCATGTATTTCGTCTCACGGCTTACCGCACCAGTCGTATGGCTTTTGAGTGTTTCGACGAGAACGATCTTGAAGTTGTTTCGGTTGACACAGACAAGTGAATCGGGAATAACCGAAGAAGAGATCCGAGCGCATATCGCACACGGCACTGAGCTTGGAGTGTTGGAAGAGGTCGAACAGGAGCTGATCGAAAGCGTCATTAAGCTCGACGATCAAAGGATCACGGCAGTGATGACGCCTCGGATCAAGATCGAATGGATCGACCTTGACGATGATCCGGAGGTGCTTCGAAAAGAGTTATCAGAGGCCGGTTATTCAAGGATGCCGGTCTGCAGAGAGACTTTGGATAACGTCGTTGGCGTCGTAAAAGCGAGGGATCTGCTTGCTCACTACTTGACGGTTGGCGAGTTGGATATAGAAGCGGTACTGAAACAGCCGATTTTCGTCCCCGAAACGAAAACGGTTCTAGAACTACTCGAGACGTTCAAAGGATCGGGTTCTACGATGTCTCTAGTGATCGATGAATTCGGAAGCGTTGTCGGACTTGTTACTCTCAACGACATTCTAGAAGAGATTGTTGGCGATCTGCCCGCAGGAGGGATCGTTCAAAGGAGCGTAGTTTTACGTGAGGATGGATCGATGCTGCTCGACGGACAACTCTCGGTCATAGATCTAATTGATCTACTCGACCTCAGACCACTTCCAGAGGACGAACGCGACGCGTACCAAACGCTCGCCGGTTTTGTTTTGGCCCGACTTGAGAAGTTGCCGAACGAAGGCGAGCGATTCGATTGGGAAGGATTCAAGTTTGAGGTCGTAGATATGGATGGTCGGAGGGTAGACAAGGTGCTCGTGACCCGTCAACCCAGCGAACCGGATGTAAATTGA
- a CDS encoding dCTP deaminase: MSIKSDIWLRKMAEEHAMITPFLSELLREVDGNRIISAGASSYGYDMRLADDGFRIFSSVHAKEIDPKRFDEQFSLIEPQLHSAEDGAKFYLLPPHHYGLGVTVETFKMPRNVTGVALGKSTYARAGLLVNTTPLEAGWTGRLVVEIANLANLPLRVYVNEGIGQILFFESDEECAVSYSDRGGKYQGQTGLTYAKV, from the coding sequence ATGTCTATAAAATCAGATATCTGGCTCCGAAAAATGGCTGAGGAGCATGCGATGATCACGCCATTTCTTTCCGAACTGCTGCGCGAGGTTGACGGCAATCGGATCATATCAGCCGGTGCATCAAGCTATGGTTACGACATGCGTCTGGCGGACGACGGTTTCCGGATCTTTTCGTCTGTTCATGCAAAAGAGATCGACCCGAAGCGGTTCGACGAACAGTTTTCGCTCATCGAACCGCAGCTGCATTCGGCCGAGGACGGCGCGAAATTTTATCTGCTGCCTCCGCACCATTACGGCCTCGGCGTAACGGTCGAGACTTTTAAGATGCCACGTAATGTGACCGGCGTCGCGCTAGGCAAATCTACTTACGCGCGGGCGGGCCTGTTGGTCAACACGACGCCGCTTGAGGCCGGCTGGACGGGACGGCTCGTTGTCGAGATCGCAAACCTCGCAAACCTGCCGCTTCGAGTCTATGTCAATGAAGGGATCGGACAGATCCTTTTCTTTGAATCGGATGAAGAATGCGCCGTTAGCTATTCCGACCGGGGTGGAAAATATCAGGGCCAAACAGGCCTAACCTACGCCAAGGTCTAG
- a CDS encoding RidA family protein, producing MSESDQINSSRAPEPVGLYPHARRVGNLLFLSGVGPRERESKTIPGVDLDETGAIVSYDIETQCRSVFQNIRFILEDAGSSWDKIVDVTVFLTNMKDDFATYNRVYAEYFADNRPCRTTVEISSLPTPIAIELKVIATVK from the coding sequence ATGTCTGAAAGCGATCAGATCAATTCGTCAAGGGCGCCCGAACCCGTTGGCCTTTATCCGCACGCACGCCGTGTCGGCAACCTGTTATTTCTTTCCGGTGTCGGACCACGGGAACGCGAGTCAAAAACAATTCCGGGCGTTGACCTGGACGAGACCGGGGCGATCGTTTCTTACGATATCGAAACCCAGTGCAGGTCGGTCTTCCAGAACATTCGCTTCATTCTGGAGGATGCGGGTTCATCGTGGGACAAGATCGTCGACGTGACCGTATTCTTAACAAATATGAAAGACGATTTTGCTACATACAATCGGGTCTATGCAGAATATTTTGCCGATAACCGGCCGTGCCGGACAACGGTGGAGATAAGCTCGCTTCCGACGCCGATCGCTATTGAATTGAAGGTTATTGCAACTGTTAAATAA
- a CDS encoding aldehyde dehydrogenase encodes MASIENYIGGSLVEPLAGQYLDNFEPATGIVYSLIPDSDERDVELAVEAAKAAFPAWSTTPPDERFAILMRLVSLIERDLEPLAAAESRDNGKPISLARTIDIPRAAANFRFYATAGMHLANESHETFGAGGIHAINYTLRQPLGVAGCISPWNLPLYLFTWKIAPAIAAGCTVVAKPSEVTPMTAFLLSKLCIEAGLPAGVLNIVHGTGPKVGSAIVAHRDIRAISFTGGTTTGEEIARVAAPMFKKLSLELGGKNPNIIFADCDYEEMLATAVRSSFSNQGEICLCGSRIFVERPIFERFKNDFVARVSSLKVGDPNDADIDVGAIVSKQHFEKILSYIELAKTEGGTILTGGHVSEAPASAGGRSLGGYFIEPTVIEGLPHDCRTNQEEIFGPVVTIMPFDTEAEVLDYANSVRYGLSSTVWTESLSRAHRISGKLESGIVWVNCWMLRDLRTPFGGVKDSGIGREGGFDALRFFTEEKNVCVRL; translated from the coding sequence ATGGCGTCTATCGAAAACTATATCGGCGGCAGTCTGGTCGAGCCGCTCGCTGGTCAATACCTCGACAATTTTGAACCGGCCACGGGTATCGTCTATTCACTTATCCCTGATTCGGACGAACGAGACGTCGAACTGGCGGTCGAGGCGGCGAAAGCAGCGTTCCCGGCCTGGTCGACGACGCCGCCTGATGAACGATTCGCTATCCTGATGCGGCTTGTGTCGCTGATCGAACGCGATCTCGAACCGCTTGCAGCGGCCGAATCAAGAGATAATGGCAAGCCGATATCGCTCGCCCGAACCATCGATATCCCGCGTGCGGCAGCGAATTTTCGATTCTACGCGACCGCCGGTATGCACCTCGCTAACGAATCGCATGAGACATTTGGTGCAGGCGGAATTCACGCGATCAATTACACGCTGCGGCAGCCGCTCGGCGTCGCGGGCTGCATTTCGCCATGGAACCTTCCGCTGTATCTATTTACATGGAAGATCGCACCGGCGATCGCCGCGGGCTGCACGGTTGTAGCGAAACCAAGCGAAGTTACTCCAATGACCGCTTTCTTGTTGTCAAAGTTATGCATCGAGGCGGGCTTGCCTGCCGGAGTACTTAATATCGTCCACGGCACCGGACCAAAGGTCGGATCGGCCATCGTCGCACACCGCGACATCAGGGCAATTTCATTCACCGGCGGCACAACAACCGGCGAAGAGATAGCCCGCGTCGCCGCACCGATGTTCAAGAAACTCTCGCTCGAACTGGGCGGCAAGAATCCGAACATCATCTTTGCCGACTGCGATTACGAAGAAATGCTTGCGACGGCCGTGCGCTCGTCCTTCTCCAATCAAGGCGAGATCTGCCTCTGTGGTTCACGAATCTTCGTAGAACGGCCGATTTTTGAACGTTTCAAGAACGATTTCGTTGCGCGTGTCAGTTCCCTGAAGGTCGGTGACCCGAATGATGCGGATATCGACGTCGGCGCGATCGTTTCGAAACAGCACTTCGAAAAGATCCTCTCGTACATCGAACTCGCCAAAACCGAAGGCGGCACAATATTAACCGGCGGACACGTGTCAGAAGCCCCTGCGTCCGCGGGTGGCCGGTCGCTCGGCGGATATTTCATCGAGCCTACGGTCATCGAGGGCCTTCCGCACGATTGCCGCACGAATCAAGAAGAGATCTTCGGCCCGGTCGTAACGATAATGCCGTTCGACACCGAAGCCGAAGTTCTCGACTATGCTAACAGCGTTCGTTACGGCCTTTCGTCGACCGTTTGGACGGAAAGCCTTTCCCGTGCCCATCGAATCTCAGGTAAATTGGAATCCGGCATCGTCTGGGTCAATTGCTGGATGCTTCGCGATCTACGCACACCTTTCGGCGGCGTGAAGGACAGCGGCATAGGCCGCGAAGGCGGCTTCGATGCATTAAGGTTTTTTACCGAGGAGAAGAATGTTTGTGTTCGGCTTTGA
- a CDS encoding NAD(P)-dependent alcohol dehydrogenase, with the protein MTAPAAEGIATRGFAVSGPEATFEPFEFQRREVGPKDILIDILYAGICHSDIHQARAEWEPMIPSLYPMVPGHEIVGRVTRVGSDVTKFKEGDIAGIGCFVDSCRECGACHHGIEQYCIKGSAQTYNSTEMDRTTPTFGGYSKHYVVDEAYALNVNAPDEDLPGVAPLLCAGITTYSPLRKWGVGPGKKVAIAGLGGLGHMGVKLAVAMGAEVTVLSTSPSKEDDARKLGAHKFVNIRDDEARTAATGSFDFILDTISANHDYNAYLSLLGLNGVMVIVGVPTEPAPLNAFSLIGGNKVLAGSLIGGIPETQEMLDFCAKHGITSDIELIKPDYIDTAYDRTVKADVRYRFVIDMANA; encoded by the coding sequence ATGACAGCACCAGCAGCAGAAGGTATTGCCACACGCGGATTTGCCGTTTCAGGGCCAGAGGCCACGTTTGAACCGTTCGAATTTCAGCGCCGCGAGGTCGGCCCGAAAGACATCCTTATCGACATACTATATGCAGGGATCTGCCATTCGGACATCCATCAGGCTCGCGCCGAATGGGAGCCGATGATACCGTCGCTTTACCCGATGGTTCCGGGCCATGAGATCGTTGGGCGGGTTACCAGGGTGGGCAGCGATGTGACAAAATTCAAAGAAGGCGACATCGCCGGAATCGGCTGTTTCGTAGATTCGTGCCGCGAGTGTGGTGCCTGCCACCACGGCATCGAACAATATTGCATCAAGGGCTCGGCCCAGACGTATAACAGCACCGAGATGGACCGGACCACACCCACCTTCGGCGGTTATTCGAAGCATTACGTCGTCGATGAAGCGTATGCTCTAAATGTGAACGCACCCGACGAGGACCTTCCCGGTGTCGCACCGCTGCTGTGCGCCGGCATCACCACGTACTCGCCGCTCAGGAAATGGGGCGTCGGCCCAGGCAAGAAAGTCGCGATAGCCGGACTAGGCGGGCTTGGACACATGGGTGTGAAGCTTGCTGTTGCAATGGGCGCCGAGGTCACGGTGTTGAGCACGTCGCCGTCGAAAGAAGATGATGCTAGAAAGCTGGGTGCCCACAAATTTGTCAATATCCGCGACGATGAAGCACGGACCGCCGCGACCGGCAGTTTTGACTTCATCCTCGACACGATATCGGCAAATCACGATTACAACGCGTATCTGTCGCTGCTCGGGCTTAATGGCGTAATGGTGATCGTGGGTGTGCCGACCGAGCCGGCCCCGCTGAATGCCTTCTCGTTGATCGGCGGCAATAAGGTGCTCGCCGGTTCGCTGATCGGCGGAATTCCGGAAACGCAGGAGATGCTCGATTTTTGTGCGAAACACGGCATCACCTCAGACATCGAACTGATCAAGCCTGATTACATCGATACAGCCTACGATCGCACCGTCAAAGCAGACGTCCGTTACCGTTTCGTCATCGATATGGCGAACGCGTAA